One genomic region from Populus nigra chromosome 8, ddPopNigr1.1, whole genome shotgun sequence encodes:
- the LOC133701813 gene encoding nuclear pore complex protein NUP50A-like isoform X2 has translation MGDAENALPSSKKRAASSEISRDNPGLDDDGSVEQEAGTFKKASDEVLARRKIVKVRRSQTTSTPSSNPFAGIRLVPPTEPIAAPAVATIEVVSAKQQVSEAGQSDTCEEVEKGKGEKSELSESEIDKPVAEVATCKTDEPVAETAVDKVSVEDKGKALDKPVTEISEDEEKSKEAEGKTDEPVAETAVDKVSVEDKGKAVDKPVTEISEDEEKSKESEGKTYEPVAENAIEKESSEDKGINSAVNEATELKVDNEKPAEDETEKENAGGDDTENQDKKDNGNEIVYSSAEGAPLNSFQQLSSSQNAFTGLAGTGFSTSTFTFGSVPKDGSVLGSGSGSLFGQKNEQPSFGFGLSNNGSSSLSSVVSKTEGSGFPSMQEVPVETGEENERVVFSADSVLFEFLDGGWKERGKGELKVNVSAAGAERARLLMRARGHFRLILNASLYPDMKLANMDKRGITFACMNSIGEGKDSLSTFALKFKDGSIVEEFCAAVTAHKDKAPAAMKTPENSPKASSDE, from the exons ATGGGGGATGCAGAAAATGCCCTTCCTTCTTCTAAGAAGAGGGCTGCTAGCAGTGAGATCTCCAGAGACAACCCTGGTCTTGATGATGATGGCTCTGTCGAGCAAGAAGCTGGAACTTTCAAGAAAGCCAGTGATGAGGTACTGGCAAGAAGAAAAATTGTGAAAGTTCGTCGCAGTCAAACCACTTCAACTCCGTCATCCAATCCATTTGCTGGCATTCGCCTGGTTCCTCCGACT GAGCCAATTGCAGCCCCTGCTGTAGCCACGATTGAAGTAGTTAGTGCTAAGCAGCAAGTGTCAGAAGCAGGCCAAAGTGATACTTGTGAGGAGGTTGAAAAGGGTAAAGGCGAGAAGAGTGAGCTGTCAGAGAGTGAGATTGATAAGCCAGTGGCTGAAGTTGCCACATGTAAGACTGATGAGCCAGTGGCTGAGACTGCTGTGGACAAGGTGAGCGTGGAAGATAAGGGAAAAGCCTTAGATAAGCCAGTGACTGAAATTTCTGAAGATGAGGAGAAGAGTAAGGAGGCAGAGGGCAAGACTGATGAGCCAGTGGCTGAGACTGCTGTGGACAAGGTGAGCGTGGAAGATAAGGGAAAAGCCGTAGACAAGCCAGTGACTGAAATTTCTGAAGATGAGGAGAAGAGTAAGGAGTCAGAGGGCAAGACTTATGAGCCAGTGGCTGAGAATGCTATTGAAAAGGAGAGTTCAGAAGACAAGGGAATTAATAGTGCAGTCAATGAGGCAACTGAATTGAAGGTAGATAATGAGAAACCAGCTGAAGACGAGACTGAGAAAGAAAATGCAGGAGGTGATGACACAGAAAATCAAGATAAGAAGGATAATGGTAATGAAATTGTTTATTCTAGCGCCGAAGGTGCCCCTTTGAACTCATTCCAACAGCTTTCAAGTAGCCAAAATGCTTTCACAGGGCTTGCTGGAACTGGGTTTTCCACCAGTACATTCACCTTTGGTTCAGTTCCTAAGGATGGTTCTGTACTGGGTAGTGGTTCTGGTTCTCTGTTTGGGCAGAAAAATGAACAACCTTCATTTGGATTTGGTCTCTCTAACAATGGAAGTTCTTCACTGTCTTCTGTTGTCTCAAAGACCGAGGGGAGTGGTTTTCCATCTATGCAGGAGGTTCCAGTTGAGACAGGGGAAGAGAATGAAAGAGTGGTTTTCTCTGCTGATTCAGTGTTGTTTGAATTTCTCGATGGTGGCTGGAAGGAGCGTGGGAAGGGAGAACTCAAGGTCAATGTATCGGCTGCTGGGGCTGAAAGAGCCAGACTTCTAATGAGAGCTAGGGGTCATTTTAGGTTGATATTGAATGCAAGTCTTTATCCTGACATGAAGCTTGCAAATATGGACAAGCGAGGTATCACTTTTGCATGCATGAATAGTATCGGTGAAGGTAAGGACAGCCTTTCCACTTTCGCACTGAAGTTCAAAGATGGTTCCATCGTGGAAGAGTTTTGTGCAGCTGTCACTGCACATAAAGATAAAGCACCTGCAGCTATGAAGACTCCAGAGAATTCACCAAAGGCTTCTTCTGACGAGTGA
- the LOC133701813 gene encoding nuclear pore complex protein NUP50B-like isoform X1 codes for MGDAENALPSSKKRAASSEISRDNPGLDDDGSVEQEAGTFKKASDEVLARRKIVKVRRSQTTSTPSSNPFAGIRLVPPTEPIAAPAVATIEVVSAKEPIAAPAVATIEVVSAKQQVSEAGQSDTCEEVEKGKGEKSELSESEIDKPVAEVATCKTDEPVAETAVDKVSVEDKGKALDKPVTEISEDEEKSKEAEGKTDEPVAETAVDKVSVEDKGKAVDKPVTEISEDEEKSKESEGKTYEPVAENAIEKESSEDKGINSAVNEATELKVDNEKPAEDETEKENAGGDDTENQDKKDNGNEIVYSSAEGAPLNSFQQLSSSQNAFTGLAGTGFSTSTFTFGSVPKDGSVLGSGSGSLFGQKNEQPSFGFGLSNNGSSSLSSVVSKTEGSGFPSMQEVPVETGEENERVVFSADSVLFEFLDGGWKERGKGELKVNVSAAGAERARLLMRARGHFRLILNASLYPDMKLANMDKRGITFACMNSIGEGKDSLSTFALKFKDGSIVEEFCAAVTAHKDKAPAAMKTPENSPKASSDE; via the coding sequence ATGGGGGATGCAGAAAATGCCCTTCCTTCTTCTAAGAAGAGGGCTGCTAGCAGTGAGATCTCCAGAGACAACCCTGGTCTTGATGATGATGGCTCTGTCGAGCAAGAAGCTGGAACTTTCAAGAAAGCCAGTGATGAGGTACTGGCAAGAAGAAAAATTGTGAAAGTTCGTCGCAGTCAAACCACTTCAACTCCGTCATCCAATCCATTTGCTGGCATTCGCCTGGTTCCTCCGACTGAGCCAATTGCAGCCCCTGCTGTAGCCACGATTGAAGTAGTTAGTGCTAAGGAGCCAATTGCAGCCCCTGCTGTAGCCACGATTGAAGTAGTTAGTGCTAAGCAGCAAGTGTCAGAAGCAGGCCAAAGTGATACTTGTGAGGAGGTTGAAAAGGGTAAAGGCGAGAAGAGTGAGCTGTCAGAGAGTGAGATTGATAAGCCAGTGGCTGAAGTTGCCACATGTAAGACTGATGAGCCAGTGGCTGAGACTGCTGTGGACAAGGTGAGCGTGGAAGATAAGGGAAAAGCCTTAGATAAGCCAGTGACTGAAATTTCTGAAGATGAGGAGAAGAGTAAGGAGGCAGAGGGCAAGACTGATGAGCCAGTGGCTGAGACTGCTGTGGACAAGGTGAGCGTGGAAGATAAGGGAAAAGCCGTAGACAAGCCAGTGACTGAAATTTCTGAAGATGAGGAGAAGAGTAAGGAGTCAGAGGGCAAGACTTATGAGCCAGTGGCTGAGAATGCTATTGAAAAGGAGAGTTCAGAAGACAAGGGAATTAATAGTGCAGTCAATGAGGCAACTGAATTGAAGGTAGATAATGAGAAACCAGCTGAAGACGAGACTGAGAAAGAAAATGCAGGAGGTGATGACACAGAAAATCAAGATAAGAAGGATAATGGTAATGAAATTGTTTATTCTAGCGCCGAAGGTGCCCCTTTGAACTCATTCCAACAGCTTTCAAGTAGCCAAAATGCTTTCACAGGGCTTGCTGGAACTGGGTTTTCCACCAGTACATTCACCTTTGGTTCAGTTCCTAAGGATGGTTCTGTACTGGGTAGTGGTTCTGGTTCTCTGTTTGGGCAGAAAAATGAACAACCTTCATTTGGATTTGGTCTCTCTAACAATGGAAGTTCTTCACTGTCTTCTGTTGTCTCAAAGACCGAGGGGAGTGGTTTTCCATCTATGCAGGAGGTTCCAGTTGAGACAGGGGAAGAGAATGAAAGAGTGGTTTTCTCTGCTGATTCAGTGTTGTTTGAATTTCTCGATGGTGGCTGGAAGGAGCGTGGGAAGGGAGAACTCAAGGTCAATGTATCGGCTGCTGGGGCTGAAAGAGCCAGACTTCTAATGAGAGCTAGGGGTCATTTTAGGTTGATATTGAATGCAAGTCTTTATCCTGACATGAAGCTTGCAAATATGGACAAGCGAGGTATCACTTTTGCATGCATGAATAGTATCGGTGAAGGTAAGGACAGCCTTTCCACTTTCGCACTGAAGTTCAAAGATGGTTCCATCGTGGAAGAGTTTTGTGCAGCTGTCACTGCACATAAAGATAAAGCACCTGCAGCTATGAAGACTCCAGAGAATTCACCAAAGGCTTCTTCTGACGAGTGA